Proteins encoded together in one Planctomyces sp. SH-PL14 window:
- a CDS encoding DUF3419 family protein, whose product MPRDVPSSMASGTQAAPDGWAIQAARLPLAFAQVREDPRLDVEVLARLPRGSTVVMIASGGETAVELARLPLGELHLVDTNPAQLALTRLKFHLAQSNPSEAQAILGHTPMDLDERLVRIEESLRAFDLPVETFGPPKLVAATGPDYAGRYEKTFAHLRLTVSPVAMELHQLLNSTDTAAASRMAAPGTTLGAALDAAFDEVMSLPNLVALFGTEATQNPRQPFARHFAERTRVALARFPAAGNPFLWQIFAGDFPPGQPYDWFLPGWPDERLVTPVWHRGRMRDVLEDRPAGSADFVHLSNILDWLRPAEAEATLCSVRRALRPGGMVLLRQLNSTLDPTSLECGIAWDREWGQAMELRDRSFFYPSIHVGRAV is encoded by the coding sequence ATGCCGCGTGACGTTCCTTCCTCGATGGCCTCCGGAACGCAAGCCGCTCCCGACGGGTGGGCCATCCAGGCCGCGCGCCTGCCGCTGGCGTTCGCGCAGGTCCGGGAAGATCCCCGGCTCGATGTCGAAGTCCTCGCCCGGCTGCCGCGGGGCTCGACGGTCGTCATGATCGCGTCGGGGGGCGAGACCGCGGTCGAACTGGCGCGGCTGCCGCTCGGCGAGCTGCACCTCGTCGACACGAACCCGGCGCAGCTCGCGCTCACGCGACTCAAATTCCATCTCGCGCAGTCGAACCCGTCCGAGGCCCAGGCGATCCTCGGTCACACGCCGATGGATCTCGACGAGCGGCTTGTCCGCATCGAAGAATCGCTGAGAGCGTTCGATCTGCCCGTTGAAACATTCGGCCCGCCGAAACTCGTCGCGGCGACTGGCCCGGACTATGCCGGGCGTTACGAAAAGACGTTCGCCCACCTCCGTCTGACAGTGTCTCCCGTCGCGATGGAACTCCATCAGCTTCTGAACTCGACCGACACGGCCGCAGCCTCCCGCATGGCGGCGCCTGGCACGACACTCGGGGCAGCGCTGGACGCGGCCTTCGACGAGGTCATGTCGCTGCCGAACCTCGTCGCCCTGTTCGGGACCGAGGCGACGCAGAACCCGCGGCAGCCGTTCGCGCGGCACTTTGCGGAGAGGACGCGGGTCGCCCTCGCCCGGTTCCCCGCCGCCGGGAACCCGTTCCTGTGGCAGATCTTCGCCGGCGACTTTCCGCCGGGGCAGCCGTATGACTGGTTCCTCCCCGGCTGGCCGGACGAACGGCTCGTCACCCCCGTCTGGCACCGCGGCCGGATGCGCGATGTCCTCGAAGACCGGCCGGCGGGTTCGGCGGACTTTGTGCACCTCTCGAACATCCTCGACTGGCTCCGTCCCGCGGAGGCCGAGGCGACTCTCTGCAGCGTCCGCCGGGCGCTGCGGCCCGGCGGGATGGTGCTCCTCCGCCAGCTCAACTCGACGCTCGACCCGACGTCGCTCGAGTGCGGGATCGCCTGGGACCGGGAATGGGGCCAGGCGATGGAGCTGCGGGACCGGAGCTTCTTCTATCCCTCGATCCATGTCGGGAGAGCGGTGTGA